Proteins from one Balaenoptera musculus isolate JJ_BM4_2016_0621 chromosome 7, mBalMus1.pri.v3, whole genome shotgun sequence genomic window:
- the LOC118898312 gene encoding nuclear autoantigen Sp-100-like isoform X10, which translates to MYEDCQDSCRNLVPVSRVVYNVLSELEKTFDMSLLEALFSEVNRQEYPDLNHIYESFIKVMQGKINHEESNGEEREERPTLPLSLEQGTTSPENGLSDNLCETEQINAKRKDTTSDQNDALESQQASEQCAQESEPAESCEQVPIQSNNGDARKETPSPLPYEEEKEKLPNHGFQINSCSVLLVDIKKEKPFFNPEVEWQTQARTDCNQASDVIVISSEDSAESSDGEEFPEPSTSALRKSSGYHFPPLTFLALLGSGRRQEDPWDIENTSICSISHRKRRISSSDTSELSNEDELQETSNSVLRNGSDTMDTGSDSALGKHSEKRRRKTVNTGPLKRGRKRGPRIPKVTYTDFQLPELPVTCGEAKGTLYKEKMKKGTSEKCIQNAYGKWFTLREFEIEGNRKASKNWKLSVRCGGWPLKTLIQRECLPNPPRKIKKVIIT; encoded by the exons ATGTATGAA GACTGTCAAGATTCTTGTAGAAACCTGGTCCCTGTATCGAGAGTGGTTTACAATGTTCTCAGTGAGCTGGAGAAGACATTTGACATGTCGCTTCTGGAAGCTTTGTTCAGCGAGGTCAACCGGCAGGAATATCCTGATTTAAATCACATTTATGAAAGCTTCATAAAGG TAATGCAGGGGAAAATTAATCATGAAGAAAGCaatggagaagagagggaggagaggcctACTCTCCCACTAAGCCTTGAGCAAG GTACGACCTCACCTGAAAATGGACTCTCGGATAACCTCTGTGAAACAGAACAGATAAATGCAAAGAGGAAAGATACAACCAGTGACCAAAACGATGCACTAGAAAGCCAACAAGCAAGTGAACAATGTGCCCAAGAGTCTGAACCAGCAG AGTCCTGCGAACAAGTACCTATCCAATCAAATAATGGTGATGCAAGAAAGGAGACACCCAGCCCATTGCCTTATGAGGAAGAAA AAGAAAAGCTACCCAACCATGGATTTCAAATCAATTCCTGTTCTGTCCTTCTGGtggatataaagaaggaaaagccaTTTTTTAACCCCGAAGTTGAATGGCAAACCCAAGCCAGGACTGACTGTAACCAGGCATCTGATGTAATAG TGATCAGCAGTGAGGACTCCGCAGAATCCAGTGATGGAGAGGAGTTCCCAGAACCCTCCACGTCAGCACTGAGAAAGTCGTCTG GATATCATTTTCCACCTTTAACTTTTCTGGCCCTGTTGGGAAGTGGAAGGAGGCAAGAAG aTCCTTGGGATATTGAAAACACATCAATTTGCAGCATAAGCCATAGGAAAAGAC GAATCAGCAGTAGTGACACTTCAGAACTGAGTAACGAAGATGAGCTTCAGGAAACGTCTAACTCAGTCCTAAGAAATGGGTCAG ATACCATGGATACTGGAAGCGATTCTGCTTTGGGAAAACACAGTGAGAAAAGAA GGAGAAAAACAGTCAACACTGGGCCTttgaaaagaggcagaaaaagag GTCCAAGAATTCCCAAAGTAACATATACGGATTTTCAGCTTCCTGAACTTCCTGTGACTTGTGGTGAGGCGAAGGGGACTTTAtacaaggagaaaatgaaaaaag GCACCTCGGAGAAGTGTATACAGAATGCATATGGAAAGTGGTTCACCCTCAGGGAATTTGAAATTGAAGGAAACCGCAAAGCATCCAAGAACTGGAAGCTGAGTGTGCGCTGCGGTGGATGGCCCCTGAAAACCTTGATTCAG agagAATGTCTACCAAACccgccaagaaaaataaaaaaggtaattATCACATGA